In Fimbriiglobus ruber, a genomic segment contains:
- a CDS encoding IS701 family transposase, with the protein MTEQEIVGVGPAFARYLGRYRDVFRQDRTAAHFDTYCRGLLSDLPRKSIEPIALASGTTVRTLQLFVTTSVWSYDEARTRLHRFVADTLADLPTDPVGTVGVIDETSSRKWGDHTPGVQRQYLGCVGKVDNGIVTVHVGVTKGTFRTLLDADLFLPESWDVDRARCQAAGIPDTVRHHPKWRLALDQLLRANTNGITFDWLTFDEGYGAAVPLLTVLGVMGQRFVGEIPTNFAVRDAAGGPSRRADERLTGGHAERGRVYRLTRQTTRPSVWRVATAIVWVADRKHTLMVARNDATGEIKYFLTNATAEPVARILAVAFRRWTVEHLFRVAKQEVGLMHYEGRDYTGLMRHLTLAVVVLGFVAAHTERLRGEKPRRDDGAGVPGAQRPVRDPVPAATGNRGHPTYQRRNSIPPAAKQASHPIS; encoded by the coding sequence ATGACCGAGCAGGAAATCGTGGGCGTCGGCCCGGCGTTCGCCCGGTATCTGGGCCGGTATCGGGACGTGTTCCGGCAGGACCGCACGGCCGCCCACTTCGACACGTATTGTCGGGGCCTGTTATCCGACCTGCCGCGGAAATCGATCGAACCGATCGCGTTGGCGAGCGGGACGACGGTCCGTACCCTCCAGTTGTTCGTGACGACCTCGGTGTGGTCGTACGACGAGGCCCGGACGCGGTTGCACCGATTCGTGGCCGATACGCTGGCCGATCTCCCGACCGATCCCGTCGGAACGGTCGGGGTGATCGACGAGACGAGCAGCCGGAAGTGGGGGGATCACACTCCGGGCGTCCAACGGCAGTACCTGGGGTGTGTGGGCAAGGTCGACAATGGGATCGTGACCGTCCACGTGGGGGTCACCAAGGGCACCTTTCGTACCCTGTTGGACGCCGACCTGTTCCTACCCGAGTCGTGGGACGTGGACCGCGCGCGGTGTCAGGCGGCCGGCATCCCGGACACCGTCCGGCACCACCCGAAGTGGCGGCTGGCCCTCGACCAACTCCTCCGGGCGAACACGAACGGGATCACGTTCGACTGGCTGACGTTCGACGAAGGGTACGGGGCAGCCGTCCCGCTCCTGACCGTGTTGGGCGTGATGGGACAGCGGTTCGTGGGTGAAATCCCGACGAATTTCGCCGTCCGGGACGCGGCCGGGGGCCCCTCCCGGCGGGCCGACGAGCGGTTGACCGGGGGTCACGCCGAGCGGGGGCGAGTGTACCGGTTGACCCGCCAGACGACCCGCCCGTCGGTCTGGCGGGTGGCCACCGCCATCGTCTGGGTGGCCGACCGCAAGCACACCCTGATGGTCGCCCGCAACGACGCGACCGGGGAGATCAAGTACTTCCTGACGAACGCCACGGCCGAGCCGGTGGCTCGGATTCTCGCCGTCGCCTTCCGCCGGTGGACGGTCGAGCATCTATTCCGGGTCGCCAAACAGGAAGTCGGACTGATGCACTACGAGGGGCGGGATTACACGGGGCTGATGCGGCACCTGACCCTGGCCGTGGTCGTCCTCGGATTCGTCGCCGCCCACACGGAGCGGCTCCGGGGGGAAAAACCCAGACGTGACGATGGAGCAGGTGTGCCGGGCGCTCAACGTCCGGTGCGCGATCCTGTTCCGGCGGCGACGGGGAACCGGGGCCACCCAACATACCAGCGACGTAATTCAATACCACCAGCGGCGAAACAAGCAAGCCACCCGATCTCATAA
- a CDS encoding zinc-dependent metalloprotease: protein MSRRALTATLFAIGLAVLPGRGPASDPPEDVSDDIIPKAAAKAAAKLTATDPDDPTKKFPDFAGVVKGAKVHEGLITLYQKDEHVYAELRPDQFDRPFLMPIAIAKGGGAMGGETRNFDEQWVILFKRVGDKVFLSRRNVRYTAKVGSAAARAVETAYTDSVLMALPIKTLNPAKSSVLIDLNQIFFTDFAEIGLGSIDSSRTTWGKIKAFKKNVELQVTATFSGGGFGRFFMMFGGDDGIIDHRGITLVLQYGLIELPDSSYSPRYADDRVGHFLTAVKDFSRDNPETAYVRMINRWRLERADGSTWKEGGKLVPPKKRIVFWIENSVPDEYREAVREGILEWNKAFEKIGFKNAIEVRQQEGEDFDPEDVTYSTFRWTAHDGGFAIGPSRANPLTGEILDADILFDGSFVRYYKQEQRLYRDDAGRPVVPASSIQASHRGWELPVHPLAFRNSPFGWNDAPKAGAPLLTPEMRAWQRTHVARAGYCQCGAHKRDELALAIAVLAAGVGLKEGEKIPDELLYQGVKETTMHEVGHTLGLRHNFKASTMLPNDKLHDIAVTRKNGLVGSVMDYNPANIAPKGTKQGDYFTNTIGPYDYWAIEYAYKPLSGGSDGEAAELKKIAAKVADPALTYGTDEDVFGTSDPQINRFDLGADPIQFGRDRIKLAQALLTSLSEKGADKGEGYQRVRQGFSLALGQYGNAAYLASRYVGGVSSHRDHKGDANGRDPLVPIPADKQREALKFLQETVLTDKPFNFSPELLRKLGSDRWYHWGNEYSLYAGVDFPVNERVLRIQQIALNELLDGDVLSRIQNSARSAAKEEKPLTVAEVFRALSDGIFADLPTADGKAAAGVSSIVSRNLHRAYLQRLSEMVLGPKNNFGGGFFIIMGRGMGGSEIPADARSLARFHLREAGKRIDAALKDEKDDTVRAHLEEAKERIAKVLTANVTANEP, encoded by the coding sequence ATGTCACGTCGCGCGTTGACCGCAACCTTATTCGCCATCGGGCTGGCCGTGCTACCCGGGCGGGGGCCGGCCTCCGACCCACCCGAAGACGTGTCCGACGACATCATTCCGAAGGCCGCCGCGAAGGCCGCCGCCAAACTCACGGCGACCGACCCGGACGACCCGACCAAGAAGTTCCCCGACTTCGCCGGCGTCGTGAAAGGCGCAAAAGTTCACGAAGGTCTGATCACGCTCTACCAGAAGGACGAGCACGTCTACGCCGAACTCCGCCCGGACCAGTTCGACCGACCGTTCCTGATGCCGATCGCGATCGCCAAGGGGGGTGGGGCGATGGGCGGCGAGACGCGGAACTTCGACGAACAATGGGTGATCCTGTTCAAGCGGGTCGGGGACAAGGTGTTCCTCTCCCGGCGAAACGTCCGGTACACGGCCAAAGTCGGGTCGGCCGCGGCCCGGGCGGTCGAGACGGCGTACACCGACTCGGTCCTGATGGCGCTGCCGATCAAGACCCTGAACCCGGCCAAGTCGTCCGTACTCATCGACCTCAACCAGATCTTCTTCACCGATTTCGCCGAGATCGGCCTCGGCTCCATCGATTCGTCGCGGACCACCTGGGGCAAGATCAAGGCGTTCAAGAAGAACGTCGAACTCCAGGTAACGGCCACGTTCTCCGGCGGCGGCTTCGGCCGCTTCTTCATGATGTTCGGCGGGGACGACGGCATCATCGACCACCGCGGGATCACGCTCGTCCTCCAGTACGGCCTGATCGAGCTGCCGGACAGCTCGTATTCGCCGCGGTACGCCGACGATCGCGTCGGCCACTTCCTGACGGCCGTGAAGGACTTCTCCCGGGACAACCCGGAGACCGCTTACGTGCGGATGATCAACCGCTGGCGGTTGGAGCGGGCCGACGGGTCGACCTGGAAGGAAGGCGGCAAGCTCGTCCCGCCCAAGAAGCGGATCGTCTTCTGGATCGAAAACTCGGTCCCGGACGAATACCGCGAGGCGGTCCGGGAAGGCATCCTGGAATGGAATAAAGCCTTCGAAAAGATTGGCTTCAAAAACGCGATCGAGGTGCGGCAGCAGGAAGGCGAGGACTTCGACCCGGAAGACGTGACGTACAGCACGTTCCGGTGGACGGCGCACGACGGCGGCTTCGCCATCGGGCCGAGTCGGGCGAACCCACTGACCGGCGAAATCCTCGACGCGGACATTCTCTTCGACGGTAGTTTCGTCCGGTACTACAAGCAAGAACAACGGCTCTACCGGGATGACGCCGGCCGCCCGGTCGTCCCGGCCAGTTCGATCCAGGCGTCCCACCGCGGCTGGGAACTCCCGGTCCACCCCCTCGCGTTCCGCAACAGCCCGTTCGGCTGGAATGACGCACCCAAGGCGGGCGCCCCGCTCCTGACGCCCGAAATGCGGGCCTGGCAGCGGACCCACGTTGCTCGGGCCGGGTACTGCCAGTGCGGCGCGCACAAGCGGGACGAACTCGCCCTGGCGATCGCCGTCCTGGCCGCCGGGGTCGGTCTGAAGGAAGGGGAGAAGATCCCGGACGAGCTGCTGTACCAGGGCGTGAAGGAGACGACCATGCACGAGGTCGGGCACACGCTCGGCCTGCGGCACAACTTCAAAGCCAGCACCATGCTGCCGAACGACAAGCTGCACGACATCGCGGTCACGCGAAAGAACGGGCTCGTCGGTTCGGTCATGGACTACAACCCGGCGAACATTGCTCCCAAGGGGACGAAGCAGGGCGACTACTTCACCAACACCATCGGGCCGTACGACTACTGGGCCATCGAGTACGCGTACAAGCCGCTGTCCGGCGGGTCGGACGGGGAAGCCGCCGAGCTGAAGAAGATCGCCGCCAAGGTGGCCGACCCGGCCCTGACTTACGGGACGGACGAGGACGTCTTCGGCACCTCGGACCCGCAGATCAACCGCTTCGACCTCGGGGCCGACCCCATTCAGTTCGGCCGCGACCGGATCAAGCTCGCCCAGGCTCTACTGACCTCTCTGAGTGAGAAGGGGGCGGACAAGGGCGAGGGCTACCAGCGCGTCCGCCAGGGCTTCTCGCTGGCCCTCGGCCAGTACGGCAACGCGGCCTACCTGGCCTCCCGGTACGTCGGCGGCGTGTCGTCGCACCGGGACCACAAGGGGGACGCGAACGGCCGCGACCCGCTCGTCCCCATCCCGGCCGACAAGCAGCGGGAGGCGCTCAAGTTCCTTCAGGAGACCGTCCTGACGGACAAGCCGTTTAACTTCTCGCCCGAGCTGTTGCGGAAGCTGGGCTCCGACCGCTGGTACCACTGGGGGAACGAGTACAGCCTGTACGCCGGGGTCGACTTCCCGGTGAACGAGCGGGTGCTGCGCATCCAGCAGATCGCGCTGAACGAACTACTCGACGGCGACGTCCTGAGCCGCATCCAGAACTCGGCTCGATCGGCGGCCAAGGAGGAGAAGCCGCTGACGGTAGCCGAGGTGTTCCGCGCGCTGTCGGACGGCATCTTCGCCGACCTCCCGACGGCCGACGGCAAGGCGGCCGCGGGCGTGTCGTCGATCGTCAGCCGGAACCTGCACCGGGCGTACCTCCAACGGCTGTCGGAGATGGTGCTGGGGCCGAAGAACAATTTCGGCGGCGGGTTCTTCATCATCATGGGCCGGGGGATGGGCGGCAGCGAGATCCCGGCGGACGCCCGGAGCCTGGCGCGGTTCCACCTCCGCGAGGCCGGCAAGCGGATCGACGCGGCCCTCAAGGACGAGAAGGACGACACGGTCCGCGCTCACCTGGAAGAAGCGAAGGAGCGGATTGCGAAGGTGCTGACGGCCAACGTGACCGCGAACGAGCCGTAA
- a CDS encoding redoxin domain-containing protein, protein MGTKHITMRVLAGLTLLGGVFGGRAAAQVKPEDLRKPAQAGVAVTTPAPAELATCRADQVQWPKPAAGPAPSGVVIKDAQGRTLRQFIDTTGTGRPNIWSFYLNGVESYREVDGNGDGKPDQYRWFGPNGSKWGIDIDQDGVVDTWHMISPEEVGQELFAAMTAKDAKKVEALLPSEQDLKSLGMPDAEIAKVRARTAGAVKRMMETADALKLSDKAKFVHLELTAPSAIPADTFGGREDMLKYRSATVLVDKGDGKTADVFQTGELILIGRAWKLIDGPTPGAAPAGNPGDGPGVPPLTPEGQKLLAEMENIQAPADRAEMPKYHLARAVVLEKIVAVTQGEAQQPWLKQVVDAYAAAAEAGDATALQRLGQWITSIEKSAPKSPAATYAAFRALSAENTVKLAAGPKTDDVVKIQAWWREQLEAFVAKYPTAEEAPEAMMRLAVAHEFANKDAEAKAVYEALAKNYATHPYATKAIGAVKRLGSEGQPFVLSGTTVDGKAFSMAQLAGKGVVVYYYANWGTDATPQLKQLAELLKLYGPKGLEVVTISLDDDPAKAVQAINAAQLPGAHLHMPGGLDRSPLATAYGIQMVPHVFVVGKDGKVINRNAQNGPSLKDEIEKMLK, encoded by the coding sequence ATGGGAACCAAGCACATCACCATGCGGGTACTGGCCGGGCTGACGTTGCTCGGCGGGGTGTTCGGCGGGCGGGCCGCCGCCCAGGTGAAGCCCGAAGACCTCCGCAAGCCGGCCCAGGCCGGCGTCGCCGTCACCACGCCGGCGCCCGCCGAACTGGCGACGTGCCGCGCCGACCAGGTGCAGTGGCCCAAGCCGGCCGCCGGCCCGGCCCCGTCCGGCGTCGTGATTAAAGACGCCCAGGGCCGCACCCTCCGCCAGTTCATCGACACGACCGGGACCGGCCGGCCGAACATCTGGTCGTTCTACCTGAACGGGGTTGAGTCGTACCGCGAGGTGGACGGGAACGGCGACGGCAAGCCCGACCAGTACCGCTGGTTCGGGCCGAACGGGTCGAAGTGGGGCATCGACATCGACCAGGACGGCGTGGTGGACACCTGGCACATGATTTCCCCCGAGGAGGTCGGCCAGGAGCTGTTCGCCGCGATGACGGCCAAGGATGCCAAGAAGGTCGAGGCCCTGCTGCCGAGCGAGCAAGACCTGAAGTCGCTCGGGATGCCGGACGCCGAGATCGCCAAGGTCCGCGCCCGGACGGCCGGCGCGGTCAAGCGGATGATGGAAACGGCCGACGCGCTCAAGCTGTCCGACAAGGCCAAGTTCGTCCACCTCGAACTGACCGCCCCCAGCGCGATTCCGGCCGACACGTTCGGCGGGCGGGAGGACATGCTCAAGTACCGGAGCGCGACCGTCCTCGTCGACAAGGGCGACGGCAAGACGGCGGACGTCTTCCAGACCGGCGAACTCATACTGATCGGGCGGGCGTGGAAACTCATCGACGGCCCGACCCCGGGCGCCGCGCCGGCCGGAAATCCCGGCGACGGCCCCGGCGTCCCCCCCCTGACCCCGGAAGGCCAAAAGCTCCTCGCGGAGATGGAGAACATCCAGGCGCCGGCCGACCGTGCCGAGATGCCGAAATACCACCTCGCCCGGGCCGTCGTCCTCGAGAAGATCGTCGCGGTGACGCAGGGCGAGGCCCAGCAGCCGTGGCTGAAGCAGGTGGTCGACGCTTATGCCGCGGCCGCCGAGGCCGGCGACGCCACCGCCCTCCAGCGGCTCGGCCAGTGGATCACGTCGATCGAAAAGAGCGCGCCCAAGTCCCCGGCCGCGACCTACGCGGCGTTCCGGGCGCTGTCGGCCGAGAACACGGTCAAGCTGGCCGCCGGCCCGAAGACCGACGACGTGGTGAAGATCCAGGCGTGGTGGCGGGAGCAGCTGGAGGCGTTCGTCGCCAAGTACCCGACGGCCGAGGAGGCCCCGGAGGCGATGATGCGGCTGGCTGTCGCGCACGAGTTCGCGAACAAGGACGCCGAGGCCAAGGCGGTGTACGAGGCGCTGGCCAAGAACTACGCCACCCACCCGTACGCGACCAAGGCGATAGGCGCGGTCAAGCGGCTCGGTAGCGAGGGCCAACCGTTCGTCCTGAGTGGGACGACGGTTGACGGCAAGGCGTTCAGCATGGCCCAGCTCGCGGGCAAGGGCGTGGTCGTGTACTACTACGCGAACTGGGGCACCGACGCGACGCCGCAACTCAAGCAACTCGCCGAGTTGCTAAAGCTGTACGGCCCGAAGGGGCTGGAAGTCGTCACGATCAGCCTGGACGACGACCCGGCCAAGGCCGTGCAAGCGATCAACGCGGCCCAACTCCCCGGCGCCCACTTGCACATGCCCGGCGGCCTGGACCGGTCCCCGCTGGCGACCGCCTACGGCATCCAGATGGTGCCGCACGTCTTCGTGGTTGGGAAGGACGGCAAGGTTATCAACCGCAACGCCCAGAACGGCCCGTCCCTGAAGGACGAGATCGAGAAGATGCTGAAGTAA
- a CDS encoding DUF1559 domain-containing protein yields the protein MRSRFRAGFTLIELLVVIAIIAILIGLLLPAVQKVREAAARSKCSNNLKQIGVALHAYHSAFDKFPMGQGPGVGAAGWKVILFPYLEQNNVYQQVTLTDVFDSTVLQNLTLSVFVCPSSALSPVPTPVASWYSATVQQQVAAYIGIMGAYPDPAGRTTGTIYASNYGGWWSNAGMLVANQQVNILSATDGSSNTYIVGEQSAAVGTNDYRSRYYSPWGSFTQSSPINQLAAGADTWGMGLTCVAYAPNSQTAGSGANITYGGNTILNSYHTGGLNMLRADGSGQFVSNSVNFTTFQAMCSRNDGVVTVDQ from the coding sequence ATGCGTTCGCGTTTTCGAGCCGGGTTTACGCTCATTGAGTTGCTTGTTGTCATCGCGATCATTGCGATTCTGATCGGACTGCTCCTGCCCGCTGTTCAAAAGGTTCGTGAGGCGGCCGCACGGTCGAAGTGTTCGAACAACCTCAAGCAGATTGGGGTAGCCCTGCACGCCTATCACAGTGCCTTCGACAAGTTCCCGATGGGCCAGGGGCCCGGGGTCGGAGCGGCCGGCTGGAAGGTCATTCTCTTTCCGTACCTCGAACAGAACAACGTCTACCAGCAGGTGACCCTGACCGACGTATTCGATTCCACGGTTTTGCAAAATCTCACACTTTCGGTGTTCGTGTGCCCCTCGTCCGCACTGTCTCCCGTGCCGACGCCCGTCGCCAGTTGGTACAGCGCGACGGTCCAGCAGCAGGTCGCCGCTTACATCGGCATCATGGGGGCTTACCCGGACCCGGCCGGTCGGACGACCGGGACGATTTACGCCTCGAACTACGGCGGCTGGTGGTCGAACGCGGGGATGCTAGTGGCCAACCAACAGGTCAACATTCTGTCGGCGACGGACGGGTCCAGTAACACCTACATCGTCGGCGAGCAATCGGCCGCCGTGGGAACGAACGACTACCGGAGCCGGTATTACAGCCCGTGGGGCAGCTTCACCCAATCGTCCCCGATCAACCAATTGGCGGCGGGCGCCGACACCTGGGGCATGGGCCTGACCTGCGTGGCTTACGCCCCGAACAGTCAAACCGCCGGATCAGGCGCGAACATCACCTATGGCGGGAACACCATTCTGAATTCCTACCACACCGGCGGGCTCAACATGCTGCGCGCCGACGGGTCGGGACAGTTCGTGTCCAACTCCGTGAACTTCACGACGTTCCAGGCGATGTGTTCTCGTAACGACGGGGTCGTCACCGTCGATCAATAA
- a CDS encoding FAD:protein FMN transferase — protein MNRRRFLHARHVTGAAGALLVPDLAAEPALPGDLTLLRVSRRAMATTFEVAIPYGTADALPAAEDALDLIDDLEDQLTVYRDHSEVSRLNTTAADGPVEVEPRLFDLLSAAATLTRDTAGAFDCATGALIKVWGFHKREGRVPPPEELRAARECSGTRHVVLDPAARTIKFRKHGLEINLGGIGKGYALDRAGERLREKWGITSALLQGGGSSVLAIGAPPTNPRGWAVAVRHPWDDTRTLGTVWLKDQGFGTSAATFQFFEYNGRKLGHLLDPRTGWPADGTAGASVVAPTAAAADALSTALFVYGIAGFEKVAVAHPNLGAIVLPDTPGAAPVVTGLPVSRYDRPGLRETVAALFALPD, from the coding sequence ATGAATCGTCGACGCTTTTTGCACGCACGACACGTGACCGGCGCCGCGGGCGCGTTGCTGGTCCCGGACCTGGCGGCCGAACCCGCCCTGCCCGGTGACCTGACCCTGCTCCGCGTGTCCCGCCGCGCCATGGCGACGACGTTCGAAGTCGCAATCCCTTACGGCACGGCGGACGCACTGCCGGCCGCCGAGGACGCCCTCGACCTGATCGACGACCTCGAAGACCAACTCACCGTCTACCGCGACCACAGCGAGGTATCTCGACTCAACACGACGGCCGCCGACGGCCCGGTGGAAGTCGAACCGCGGCTGTTCGACCTCCTCTCCGCCGCGGCGACACTTACCCGCGACACCGCCGGGGCGTTCGACTGTGCGACCGGCGCACTCATTAAGGTCTGGGGCTTTCACAAACGCGAGGGAAGGGTACCACCGCCTGAAGAGCTACGCGCCGCACGGGAATGCAGCGGTACGCGGCACGTCGTACTCGACCCGGCCGCCCGGACGATCAAATTCCGCAAACACGGGCTGGAAATCAACCTGGGCGGCATCGGGAAAGGGTACGCGCTCGATCGCGCCGGCGAACGGCTTCGGGAAAAGTGGGGTATCACGTCGGCTCTGTTGCAAGGCGGCGGGAGCAGTGTACTCGCGATCGGAGCCCCGCCGACCAACCCGCGGGGATGGGCGGTGGCCGTCCGCCACCCGTGGGACGATACCCGAACGCTCGGGACGGTGTGGCTCAAAGACCAGGGCTTCGGCACCTCAGCGGCCACCTTCCAGTTCTTTGAGTACAACGGACGTAAGCTCGGGCACCTGCTCGACCCGCGCACCGGCTGGCCGGCCGACGGGACGGCCGGGGCGAGTGTCGTTGCCCCGACCGCGGCCGCAGCCGACGCCCTTTCGACCGCCCTGTTCGTGTACGGGATTGCCGGCTTCGAGAAAGTCGCAGTCGCTCATCCGAACCTGGGTGCGATCGTATTGCCCGATACGCCCGGCGCCGCGCCCGTTGTGACCGGCCTCCCGGTTTCCCGATACGACCGCCCGGGGTTGCGCGAAACCGTGGCCGCGCTGTTCGCCCTCCCGGACTGA
- a CDS encoding DoxX family protein, producing MTPPVPLSVLYAGLAGTVLALVVATAQNKWQPRVFFLLALRLAIGWHFLFEGLHKIHSYYIGPSETNRVFTSEPYFAAAEGPFGDYMRKKYLGDPEAAITSYIAPKESIAPAEFAKLSPDEQAAKCPAPVASAIQAAADETLPTVTEEAQKAQADADARKAEATQPPPTGKTKADLEKASFAAALKATVAKTRVENRSNGGRVLKIAYAKWVYGVDRRDAKIKFISGDVPLSVPERLELISLLKKEKAELAPREAADLGNGNGIEMTRAKGVRTDLRTAQTDLVSDADKFVALLKSEAGAPDAEPKKSPLAANDWLTMWMITIVGACLLAGLFTPAACVVGAGFLALTYLTHPPFPWFPLPPNTEGNPLFINKNVIEAIAMLAIAVHPTGRWMGLDALWTRLFPFGRREPV from the coding sequence ATGACACCCCCCGTTCCCCTCTCCGTGCTATACGCCGGCCTCGCGGGTACCGTACTCGCGCTGGTCGTCGCCACCGCCCAGAACAAGTGGCAGCCCCGGGTCTTCTTCCTACTCGCCCTGCGACTGGCGATCGGGTGGCACTTCCTCTTCGAGGGACTGCACAAGATCCACTCGTATTACATCGGGCCGTCCGAGACGAACCGGGTGTTCACGAGCGAGCCGTACTTCGCCGCCGCCGAAGGCCCGTTCGGCGACTACATGCGGAAGAAGTACCTCGGCGATCCCGAGGCGGCCATCACCTCGTATATCGCGCCGAAAGAGTCGATCGCGCCGGCCGAGTTCGCGAAGTTGTCGCCGGACGAGCAGGCCGCGAAATGCCCGGCACCCGTCGCCTCGGCCATCCAGGCCGCCGCGGACGAGACGTTGCCGACTGTGACCGAAGAAGCCCAAAAAGCCCAGGCGGACGCGGACGCCAGGAAAGCGGAAGCGACCCAACCGCCGCCGACTGGCAAGACCAAGGCGGACCTTGAGAAGGCCAGCTTCGCGGCCGCGTTAAAGGCCACGGTCGCGAAAACCCGTGTCGAGAATCGGTCCAACGGCGGCCGTGTCCTGAAAATCGCTTACGCCAAGTGGGTCTATGGCGTCGACCGGCGGGACGCGAAGATCAAGTTCATTTCCGGCGACGTGCCGTTGTCCGTACCCGAGCGACTGGAATTGATCAGCTTGCTGAAGAAGGAAAAAGCGGAACTTGCGCCCCGCGAGGCGGCCGACTTGGGGAACGGGAATGGGATCGAGATGACCCGGGCAAAAGGCGTCCGGACCGACCTGCGGACCGCACAGACCGATCTGGTGTCCGACGCGGATAAATTTGTCGCCCTCTTGAAGAGCGAAGCCGGGGCGCCGGACGCGGAGCCCAAAAAGAGCCCGCTCGCGGCCAATGACTGGCTGACGATGTGGATGATCACCATCGTCGGAGCCTGCCTGCTGGCGGGACTCTTCACCCCGGCCGCGTGCGTCGTCGGGGCCGGCTTCCTGGCCCTGACTTACCTGACTCACCCGCCGTTCCCGTGGTTCCCGCTCCCGCCGAACACGGAAGGTAACCCGCTGTTCATCAACAAGAACGTGATTGAAGCGATCGCGATGCTGGCCATCGCCGTCCACCCGACCGGCCGTTGGATGGGCCTCGACGCGCTCTGGACCCGGCTGTTCCCGTTCGGGCGGCGCGAGCCCGTTTAA
- a CDS encoding Gfo/Idh/MocA family protein translates to MALDLTPEQKAIGRKNFEQAAGDLERLATEKKLAGAPDRRTFMKSALAGAAVVPVSAAVYFGYESWEGNKPVRTALIGCGDEGGVLIGDHNPAFNEIVAVCDIRPSNMKRIFDGDTGPRKGLKKVYGEATANKIAKYDNLSALLADKSKLGLEAVVVATPLNTHDVITKACMDAGLHVLCEKLMARNITKCKGMIKYAKDKKLLLSIGHQRHYSMLYAHALEVVNTDILGDIKHIRALWHRNNSFLFSATDAEKAKFAPQFDIPYYRDGWCKPILKEDADALPPEKLRELAFGNVKEYGFEDAKELVRWRLYDKTGGGLMAELGSHQLDASSLILGHVHPLAVSGVGGKFFYGPGRNDRESDDGVFVTFEFPGKKHPKAGKGGTDESDIVVVTYSSFNTNSFEKYGECVMGSRGTMVIEEEKDVFLFKEPEPGKKDSGGRDTNVTVTSADGKKPAMEASSTWGGGGGAAISKAPGAPAWDSAVRGYRTEMEHFAYCVRKWDGKIGWEKKDGKFVQEVPRCHGEVAMADAILALTANMAMKKRQRIEFEHGWFDADSPDAPETKYGSEGRA, encoded by the coding sequence ATGGCTCTCGACCTCACCCCCGAGCAGAAAGCGATCGGGCGGAAAAACTTTGAACAGGCGGCCGGCGACCTCGAGCGCTTGGCCACCGAGAAAAAGCTGGCCGGCGCGCCCGACCGGCGGACGTTCATGAAGTCGGCCCTCGCCGGCGCGGCGGTCGTCCCGGTGTCGGCCGCGGTCTACTTCGGGTACGAGTCGTGGGAAGGGAATAAGCCCGTCCGGACCGCCCTGATCGGGTGCGGGGACGAGGGCGGCGTCCTCATCGGCGACCACAACCCGGCGTTCAACGAGATCGTCGCCGTTTGCGACATCCGGCCGTCGAACATGAAGCGCATCTTCGACGGGGACACCGGTCCGCGGAAAGGGTTGAAGAAGGTCTACGGCGAAGCCACGGCCAACAAAATCGCGAAGTACGACAACCTCTCCGCTCTGCTGGCCGACAAGAGCAAGCTCGGCCTGGAAGCGGTCGTGGTCGCGACGCCGCTCAACACGCACGACGTCATCACCAAGGCGTGCATGGACGCCGGGTTGCACGTCCTCTGCGAAAAGCTGATGGCCCGGAACATCACCAAGTGCAAGGGGATGATCAAGTACGCGAAGGATAAGAAACTCCTCCTCTCGATTGGCCACCAGCGGCACTACAGCATGCTGTACGCCCACGCCCTCGAAGTTGTGAACACCGACATCCTGGGCGACATCAAGCACATCCGCGCCCTCTGGCACCGGAACAACTCCTTCCTGTTTTCCGCCACGGACGCGGAGAAGGCGAAATTCGCCCCTCAGTTCGACATTCCGTACTACCGGGACGGCTGGTGCAAGCCGATCCTCAAAGAAGACGCCGACGCCCTCCCGCCGGAGAAACTTCGCGAGCTGGCGTTCGGGAACGTGAAGGAGTACGGGTTTGAAGACGCGAAGGAACTTGTCCGCTGGCGGCTCTACGACAAGACCGGCGGCGGCCTGATGGCCGAACTCGGCAGCCACCAACTCGACGCCTCGTCACTTATCCTCGGCCACGTCCACCCGCTCGCGGTTTCCGGCGTCGGCGGCAAGTTCTTCTACGGCCCGGGCCGTAACGACCGGGAGAGCGATGACGGCGTGTTCGTCACCTTCGAGTTCCCGGGCAAGAAACACCCCAAAGCCGGCAAGGGTGGCACAGACGAAAGCGACATCGTCGTCGTCACGTACTCGTCGTTCAACACGAACAGCTTCGAGAAGTACGGCGAGTGCGTGATGGGTAGCCGGGGAACGATGGTGATCGAGGAAGAGAAGGACGTCTTCCTGTTCAAGGAACCGGAGCCGGGCAAGAAGGACAGCGGCGGGCGGGACACGAACGTCACCGTCACGAGCGCGGACGGGAAGAAGCCGGCGATGGAAGCCTCATCCACATGGGGCGGCGGGGGCGGGGCGGCCATCTCGAAGGCGCCGGGCGCGCCGGCGTGGGACAGCGCGGTCCGCGGCTACCGGACCGAGATGGAACACTTCGCGTACTGCGTCCGCAAGTGGGACGGCAAGATCGGCTGGGAAAAGAAGGACGGCAAATTCGTCCAGGAAGTCCCCCGCTGCCACGGCGAAGTCGCGATGGCCGACGCCATCCTCGCGCTGACGGCGAACATGGCCATGAAGAAGCGGCAGCGGATCGAGTTCGAACACGGCTGGTTCGACGCCGACTCGCCCGACGCCCCCGAAACGAAGTACGGCTCCGAAGGCCGAGCGTAA